One window of the Diospyros lotus cultivar Yz01 chromosome 12, ASM1463336v1, whole genome shotgun sequence genome contains the following:
- the LOC127814204 gene encoding uncharacterized protein LOC127814204, with the protein MMCMRSFRSQTRRGSPCPLMKIFLEWVNSTTFTVIATMAPGGRNLRRKKIQGTNIQLPTITTRKNCQQESISNVQNIEKGGRVLRQKTINRTAIQFNSDKIDGSNENFVRLTKTINQS; encoded by the exons ATGATGTGTATGAGGAGCTTCAGAAGCCAGACGAGGAGAGGAAGCCCTTGCCCCTTGATGAAGATCTTCCTGGAATGGGTCAATTCTACAACTTTCACT GTTATAGCAACAATGGCACCAGGGGGACGCAATCTAAGgcgaaaaaaaatacaaggcaCAAATATCCAATTACCAACTATCACAACTAGGAAAAATTGCCAACAAGAATCTATTTCAAATGTACAAAATATTGAGAAAG GTGGGCGTGTTCTTCGCCAAAAGACTATAAATAGAACAGCAATACAATTCAATTCTGATAAAATAGATGGATCCAATGA GAACTTTGTGAGATTAACAAAAACAATCAATCAAAGTTGA